In Scophthalmus maximus strain ysfricsl-2021 chromosome 16, ASM2237912v1, whole genome shotgun sequence, the following proteins share a genomic window:
- the LOC118287373 gene encoding vesicular glutamate transporter 1: MEIRPDRFKAVAAKTLGKIYGALEKKQENGETIELSAEGRPELVEEKEMPVVDCTCFGLPRRYIIAILSGIGFCISFGIRCNLGVAIVSMVNSHKILRDNKEVIVQPQFDWDPETVGMIHGSFFWGYIVTQIPGGFICQKFAANRVFGFAIVATSCLNMLIPAAARMHFGCVILVRVFQGLVEGVSYPACHGIWAKWAPPLERSRLATTAFCGSYAGAVIAMPLAGILVQYSGWSSVFYVYGTFGVMWYCFWTLVSYESPAAHPTITEEERTYIEESIGQTAQHAVTKFNTPWRAFFTSMPVYAIIVANFCRSWTFYLLLISQPAYFEEVFGFEISKVGIVSALPHLVMTIIVPIGGQLADYLRSNHIMTTTNVRKLMNCGGFGMEATLLLVVGFSHTKVFAITFLVLAVGFSGFAISGFNVNHLDIAPRYASILMGISNGVGTLSGMVCPLIVGAMTKHKTREEWQGVFLIASIVHYGGVIFYGLFASGEKQAWAEPEELSDEKCGILDEDELANETEELYRTSGGAGYGAMNQGADPNGGGGMGGGGGGWVSDWDKTEEYVQPAGTNNYLYGGEGDR, translated from the exons CGCTCTCGAGAAGAAGCAAGAAAATGGCGAGACCATCGAGCTGTCGGCGGAGGGCCGGCCCGAGCTggtggaggaaaaggaaatgccGGTGGTCGACTGCACGTGCTTCGGCCTGCCCAGGCGCTACATCATCGCCATCCTCTCTGGCATTGGCTTCTGCATCTCCTTTGGAATCCGATGTAACTTGGGCGTGGCCATCGTCAGCATGGTCAACAGCCACAAAATCTTGAGAGACAACAAGGAGGTCATAGTG CAACCTCAATTTGACTGGGATCCGGAAACGGTGGGAATGATCCACGGCTCATTCTTCTGGGGATACATAGTGACTCAAATTCCAGGAGGGTTCATTTGTCAAAAGTTTGCTGCAAACAG AGTGTTTGGCTTCGCCATAGTGGCCACATCTTGCCTGAACATGCTTATCCCCGCAGCCGCCCGGATGCACTTTGGCTGCGTTATCCTTGTCAGGGTGTTTCAAGGACTTGTGGAG GGGGTTTCATATCCTGCCTGTCATGGTATTTGGGCAAAATGGGCCCCTCCTCTGGAAAGAAGTCGTCTTGCGACAACAGCCTTCTGTG GCTCTTATGCTGGTGCTGTGATTGCCATGCCGTTAGCCGGGATCCTCGTCCAGTACTCGGGATGGTCATCGGTCTTCTACGTTTACG GAACTTTTGGGGTCATGTGGTATTGCTTCTGGACCCTGGTGTCTTATGAAAGTCCCGCAGCCCATCCCACCatcactgaggaggagaggacataTATTGAGGAAAGCATTGGCCAGACGGCCCAACATGCAGTGACG AAATTCAACACCCCGTGGAGGGCTTTCTTCACATCCATGCCAGTGTACGCCATCATTGTGGCAAATTTTTGCAGAAGCTGGACTTTCTACTTGCTTCTCATCAGCCAGCCCGCATACTTCGAGGAGGTGTTTGGGTTCGAGATTAGCAAG GTGGGCATAGTTTCTGCTCTGCCCCATCTGGTCATGACCATCATTGTGCCCATTGGTGGCCAGCTTGCCGACTATTTACGCTCAAACCACATCATGACCACCACTAACGTCAGGAAACTAATGAACTGTGGAG GGTTCGGGATGGAGGCAactctgctgctggtggtgggcTTCTCTCACACAAAAGTCTTTGCCATTACCTTCCTGGTCCTGGCTGTGGGTTTCTCTGGCTTTGCCATTTCAG GTTTCAACGTCAACCACCTGGACATCGCGCCACGCTATGCCAGTATCCTCATGGGTATCTCCAACGGTGTGGGCACTTTGTCTGGTATGGTTTGCCCACTTATAGTTGGTGCCATGACAAAACACAAG ACACGGGAGGAGTGGCAGGGTGTGTTTCTTATTGCCTCAATTGTACATTACGGAGGTGTTATATTCTATG gaCTTTTTGCATCCGGAGAGAAGCAAGCTTGGGCCGAGCCAGAGGAGCTGAGCGACGAGAAATGTGGCATCCTGGATGAGGATGAGCTCGCAAACGAGACAGAGGAGCTATATCGCACAAGTGGCGGGGCAGGCTACGGAGCCATGAACCAGGGGGCAGATCCCAATGGAGGCGGCggcatgggaggaggaggaggaggctgggtGTCAGACTGGGACAAAACTGAGGAGTATGTACAACCAGCCGGAACCAATAATTACCTTtatggaggagagggggaccGATAA
- the LOC118287815 gene encoding uncharacterized protein LOC118287815 — translation MIGGKHLLLLAEFMLLARCQEKLTVSMWPKLEEFFPGDLFYLSCDNIASSSRVQWYLNNTVVKQSPTSETWKIAVASPKHSGFYHCENNGQRSDNLFINVQEYAPIASLTIKTGHPVMKTGHSVMLQLDNEDGLQGWKCGVYRRALNQMKKIKFHLKITTSVVFQTTRINAPETIFWCYDSTKKMRSNQIIIRASDKEVSLEMYPLPPVVGEPLTLRCLVWGTDQISNTVFYKDNAVIIGAVSSTHTITNVTELTEGQYKCDVTYTHKAQAAGPPYHEVSDTQEVFVQVHPIRAIISEIYGLSCSCPLCGRDSSYHWYHRNDDQLWASMGFNSNYFTPKASGSYACRAVWTNGRSFLSNSYAYQLSGSDELTIFIIILLVILTIVLVTGLAVWYKYHKKKSNTTGPVYEEVALRSRDENKYETLQKAHGARGEAEYDTLFPVTSGREKKEGDYQQLKKEEMKDGTYYTLGMEGAAGGGMI, via the exons ATGATTGGAGGAAAACATCTGCTGCTCCTGGCAG AGTTCATGCTCCTGGCAAGATGTCAGGAAAAGCTAACAG TTTCTATGTGGCCCAAACTCGAAGAGTTTTTCCCTGGGGACTTATTTTATTTGAGCTGTGACAACATTGCAAGCAGTAGCAGAGTGCAATGGTACTTAAACAACACAGTTGTTAAACAATCGCCGACTAGTGAAACATGGAAGATTGCAGTTGCTTCACCCAAGCACTCAGGCTTTTACCATTGTGAGAACAACGGGCAAAGGAGCGACAATTTGTTCATCAACGTCCAAG AATATGCTCCCATTGCCTCACTCACCATCAAGACTGGCCACCCAGTGATGAAGACCGGACATTCAGTCATGCTGCAGCTCGACAATGAGGATGGTCTGCAGGGATGGAAATGCGGCGTCTACAGGAGAGCATTAAATCAGATGAAGAAGATTAAGTTCCACTTGAAGATCACTACGAGTGTGGTCTTTCAAACCACGAGAATAAATGCCCCCGAGACGATTTTCTGGTGTTACGATAGTACTAAGAAAATGAGAAGTAACCAAATCATAATCAGAGCCTCGG ATAAGGAAGTATCGCTGGAAATGTATCCCCTGCCTCCTGTAGTTGGGGAGCCTCTGACTCTGAGATGCCTCGTCTGGGGCACGGATCAAATCAGCAACACCGTTTTCTACAAAGACAATGCAGTGATTATTGGTGCCGTCAGCTCTACCCACACAATCACCAACGTGACCGAATTAACAGAGGGGCAATATAAATGTGATgtcacctacacacacaagGCCCAGGCCGCCGGGCCCCCCTATCATGAAGTCTCCGACACTCAAGAAGTGTTTGTCCAAG TGCATCCTATCAGGGCGATTATCTCTGAAATCTATGGCTTGTCGTGTTCTTGTCCACTTTGTGGCAGAGATTCCTCCTATCATTGGTACCACAGGAATGATGATCAGCTATGGGCATCTATGGGTTTCAACTCAAACTACTTCACACCAAAAGCAAGTGGCTCTTACGCATGTAGAGCTGTGTGGACCAACGGGAGATCTTTTCTTAGCAACTCTTATGCTT ATCAGCTCAGCGGTTCTGACGAATTAaccattttcatcatcatactCCTGGTCATTCTCACCATCGTGCTGGTGACAGGTTTAGCAGTTTGGTATAAATATCATAAGAAGAAGAGTAATACCACAG gCCCAGTTTACGAGGAAGTGGCGTTGAGGTCACGAGATGAGAACAAATATGAGACGCTGCAGAAGGCGCATGGTGCCCGTGGAGAAGCAGAGTACGACACCCTTTTCCCAGTAACAtcaggcagagagaagaaggagggtgATTATCAACAgctgaagaaagaggaaatgaaggaCGGGACATACTACACCCTGGGAATGGagggggcagcaggaggaggaatgatATGA